One genomic segment of Hydrocarboniclastica marina includes these proteins:
- a CDS encoding alanine racemase has protein sequence MSNRARNIWTQAEAKYFQQLQATLKAQGFLRPSLVIDLDRLDHNIQEVMSSVQRAGKQLRVVEKSLPCPGLLGYIANKTAARRLMSFHQPFLNQDAGLWPDADILLGKPMPVAMAERFYQKHRGAFDPRRQLQWLIDTPERLQQYLALARKLGTRLNINLELDVGLCRGGIAEGRAGTEALRHILSTIEQQPEHFAFTGFMGYDPHVVMLPRLLGTPAKLLAHAMAVYRERVDQVQQDFPALWAQATEIKDQPGLTLNTAGSPTYRLHETETVSNEISVGSGLLKPADFDLPSLSGHQPAVFIATPVLKNTGPLRLPGLGDPARLLPGLGRGRRDTIFIYGGNWLADYVWPPGLKPNRLYGRSSNQEIATVSASVGLKADDLVFLRPRQSEAVLLQFGDLVIVRSGEAVDTWPVFDQ, from the coding sequence ATGAGCAACCGCGCCCGCAATATCTGGACACAAGCGGAGGCCAAATACTTCCAGCAACTGCAGGCTACGCTCAAAGCTCAGGGTTTCTTGCGCCCCAGCCTGGTGATCGATCTCGACCGTCTGGATCACAACATTCAGGAGGTGATGTCCTCGGTCCAGCGTGCCGGCAAGCAGCTCCGTGTGGTGGAAAAGTCTCTGCCGTGCCCGGGACTTCTGGGCTACATCGCCAACAAAACGGCTGCCCGACGGCTCATGTCCTTCCATCAGCCCTTCCTGAACCAGGACGCGGGCCTCTGGCCGGACGCTGACATCCTGCTGGGCAAACCGATGCCGGTCGCAATGGCAGAGCGCTTTTACCAGAAACACAGGGGCGCGTTTGATCCACGCCGCCAGCTGCAATGGCTGATCGATACACCGGAGCGGCTACAGCAATACCTGGCGCTGGCCCGAAAACTGGGTACCCGCCTGAATATCAATCTGGAGCTGGACGTTGGCCTGTGCCGGGGCGGCATTGCGGAAGGGCGGGCCGGCACTGAAGCACTTCGCCATATCCTGAGCACCATCGAGCAACAGCCTGAGCACTTCGCCTTTACCGGTTTTATGGGTTACGACCCTCACGTCGTCATGCTGCCCCGGCTGCTCGGCACGCCGGCAAAGCTGCTCGCGCACGCGATGGCGGTATACCGGGAGCGGGTGGACCAGGTACAGCAGGACTTTCCGGCGCTCTGGGCGCAGGCTACGGAGATTAAAGATCAGCCGGGCCTGACACTCAACACGGCGGGAAGCCCTACCTATCGGCTACACGAAACAGAGACGGTCAGTAACGAAATCTCCGTCGGCAGCGGCCTGCTCAAACCCGCTGACTTCGACCTGCCGTCCCTGAGCGGCCATCAGCCCGCTGTGTTTATCGCCACACCGGTACTGAAAAACACCGGCCCGTTGCGCCTGCCCGGTCTCGGTGATCCAGCGCGTCTGCTTCCAGGGCTGGGCCGCGGTCGGCGCGACACAATTTTCATCTACGGCGGGAACTGGCTGGCGGATTATGTCTGGCCCCCTGGCCTAAAGCCGAACCGTCTCTACGGCAGAAGCTCAAATCAGGAGATCGCAACCGTGAGTGCATCAGTGGGGCTGAAAGCTGACGATCTGGTTTTCCTGCGACCCCGGCAGAGCGAGGCCGTGCTGCTGCAGTTCGGCGATCTGGTGATCGTGCGGTCCGGGGAGGCGGTCGATACGTGGCCTGTGTTTGATCAGTGA